A genomic region of Thermococcus sp. contains the following coding sequences:
- a CDS encoding transcriptional regulator: MESLRELAKNHILGNPTRLAIMLYLLPRDRVLFKDLLGVLELTPGNLDSHLRALQTAGYVEVYKVIADRPRTAVRITEKGAEETGKYLRTLKGILSSL; encoded by the coding sequence ATGGAATCCCTGCGGGAGCTGGCCAAGAACCACATCCTGGGCAACCCCACACGGCTGGCGATAATGCTCTACCTCCTGCCGAGGGACAGGGTTCTATTCAAAGACCTCTTGGGGGTTCTTGAGCTGACCCCCGGGAACCTCGACTCCCACCTAAGGGCACTCCAGACGGCCGGCTATGTGGAGGTTTACAAGGTGATAGCGGACAGACCAAGGACCGCCGTGAGGATAACGGAGAAAGGTGCAGAAGAGACCGGAAAATACCTCCGAACGCTGAAGGGAATCCTCAGCTCCCTTTAG
- a CDS encoding DUF460 domain-containing protein: MPILIVGVDVVGENPKRFAVVGWFNGILERKGEFTLYRLIRFIQSRRPDIVAIDSVTELGGDLRKFLRSLPPETKLVQVTGRPGEQRSLQSLAKEHGIRTVDRFDPYEEAKLSALLASRGVGYEVLAFEDEVIVKVTRGRSHGKGGWSQDRYRKRVHNLVRDKVREIEERLKRAEVPFDLETEERDYGLSRGEFRVYASREELAGLIRPMRGGDVEVRIQPVERSELGFAPLNGEEAVRARRSIIVGIDPGITVGIAAVDLNGRIVGLHSERNMPIGEVFRFVSEIGHPVVVATDVTPAPGFVEKIARSFKANLFAPRENLRIEEKNELLRNLGISVEDDHQRDALAAAYKAYLRLKPKLEHIDARLREAGLTKKSEEVKALVIGGYNLGEAMQRVSFRERKVEEKPVEQARENVDFSPFIKRIRELEKRVEMLESENRELRETIRQQRKTIERLERRLVDYDDEVRRKVLRERELEAKVKRIETLEKQLREAKAVIERLGRDLVKVKRMNVVEVRGSAVPLKVLRVLSWRELERIEREVGLRKGDVLFVLNPAGAGKAIAEELVANGIRAVITEGPLPHPVAEVLREAHVPFFFSEELDVKRVDEFAVVERETLEKAIEGLLERWTKEDEEREAERLLRLVDEYRIERVKELRRKAEEESKGS; the protein is encoded by the coding sequence ATGCCTATTCTGATAGTGGGGGTTGATGTAGTCGGGGAGAACCCTAAGAGGTTCGCGGTGGTGGGCTGGTTCAACGGTATACTGGAGCGAAAGGGTGAGTTTACACTCTATCGGCTGATTCGCTTCATCCAGAGTAGGAGGCCGGATATCGTTGCAATCGACAGCGTTACCGAGCTTGGGGGAGACCTCAGGAAGTTCCTCCGCTCACTTCCACCTGAAACGAAGCTCGTCCAGGTCACCGGGAGGCCGGGCGAGCAGAGAAGCCTTCAGAGCCTCGCCAAGGAGCATGGAATAAGGACGGTTGACCGTTTCGACCCCTACGAGGAGGCTAAACTCTCTGCTTTGCTCGCGAGCAGGGGGGTCGGTTACGAGGTTTTAGCCTTCGAGGACGAGGTCATCGTCAAGGTGACCCGGGGGAGGAGTCATGGCAAGGGCGGTTGGAGCCAGGATCGCTACAGAAAGAGGGTGCACAACCTCGTTCGCGACAAGGTGAGGGAGATAGAGGAAAGGCTGAAACGGGCGGAGGTACCCTTTGACCTGGAGACTGAGGAGAGGGACTATGGTCTCTCTAGGGGGGAGTTTAGGGTTTACGCTTCACGGGAAGAGCTGGCAGGGTTAATAAGGCCGATGCGCGGTGGGGACGTCGAGGTCAGGATTCAGCCGGTTGAGAGGTCTGAACTTGGTTTCGCCCCACTCAATGGCGAAGAGGCAGTCAGAGCGAGGAGGAGCATCATAGTGGGTATCGACCCGGGGATAACGGTTGGGATAGCGGCCGTTGATTTGAACGGGAGAATCGTTGGCCTCCACAGCGAGAGGAACATGCCCATCGGTGAGGTCTTCCGCTTCGTGAGTGAGATTGGACATCCGGTTGTAGTTGCGACCGACGTTACCCCTGCCCCGGGCTTCGTAGAAAAGATAGCCCGCTCATTTAAGGCAAACCTTTTCGCCCCAAGGGAGAACCTGAGGATAGAGGAGAAGAACGAACTCCTGCGAAATCTTGGGATTTCGGTCGAGGATGACCACCAGCGTGACGCTTTGGCGGCCGCGTATAAGGCCTACCTCCGGCTCAAGCCGAAGCTGGAGCACATAGATGCGCGCCTCAGGGAGGCAGGTCTAACAAAAAAGTCCGAGGAAGTGAAGGCCCTAGTGATAGGTGGATACAACCTCGGCGAGGCGATGCAGAGGGTTTCCTTTCGGGAGAGAAAGGTGGAAGAGAAACCCGTGGAGCAGGCTAGGGAGAACGTTGACTTTTCCCCTTTCATTAAGCGTATAAGGGAGCTTGAAAAGCGCGTTGAGATGCTTGAGAGCGAGAACCGCGAGCTGAGGGAGACCATACGGCAACAGAGGAAAACTATAGAGAGGCTGGAGCGGAGGCTGGTTGATTACGATGACGAGGTCAGGAGGAAGGTCCTCCGCGAGAGGGAGCTTGAGGCGAAGGTGAAGCGCATTGAAACCCTCGAGAAACAGCTGAGGGAAGCCAAGGCGGTCATAGAGAGGCTGGGTAGGGACCTTGTGAAGGTCAAGAGAATGAACGTGGTCGAGGTTCGTGGTAGTGCGGTTCCGCTGAAAGTCCTAAGGGTTCTCAGCTGGCGCGAGCTTGAGAGAATCGAGCGCGAGGTTGGCCTCAGGAAAGGTGACGTGCTCTTTGTTCTCAATCCCGCAGGGGCGGGGAAGGCAATCGCCGAGGAGCTTGTTGCGAATGGAATCCGGGCAGTTATAACCGAAGGCCCCCTCCCTCATCCAGTTGCGGAGGTCCTCCGCGAGGCCCACGTTCCGTTCTTCTTTTCCGAAGAGCTGGACGTTAAAAGGGTTGACGAGTTCGCTGTTGTGGAGCGTGAGACCCTTGAGAAGGCCATTGAGGGGTTGCTTGAGAGGTGGACAAAAGAGGACGAGGAGAGGGAGGCGGAGAGGTTGCTTAGACTGGTGGATGAATACAGAATTGAGAGGGTTAAGGAGCTTAGGAGAAAAGCTGAGGAGGAGTCTAAAGGGAGCTGA
- the pcp gene encoding pyroglutamyl-peptidase I, translating to MKVLVTGFEPFGGEKINPSWEAVKALPGEISGAEVVKHRLPVTFNGVRKILPRLIVEEKPDVVVLTGQAGGRPNITVERVAINVMDSKMPDNEGVTQEDEPVFDGAPAAYFATLPIKAIVRALRNAGIPASVSNTAGTYVCNTAMFTALHTIAVAGMEARAGFVHVPFSHAQALDKPRPSMAQETIDEAIKRVVEVSIGGDLGHSSLKSIS from the coding sequence ATGAAGGTACTGGTTACGGGTTTTGAACCCTTCGGCGGTGAGAAAATCAACCCCTCTTGGGAGGCTGTTAAAGCGCTCCCCGGGGAGATTAGCGGTGCTGAAGTAGTAAAACACCGGCTCCCCGTGACGTTCAACGGTGTCAGGAAGATCCTCCCGAGGTTGATCGTTGAGGAAAAGCCAGACGTGGTGGTTCTGACTGGTCAAGCCGGCGGAAGGCCGAACATCACAGTCGAGCGCGTTGCAATAAACGTCATGGACAGCAAGATGCCCGACAACGAGGGGGTTACGCAGGAGGATGAGCCGGTCTTCGATGGTGCCCCGGCCGCTTACTTTGCAACGCTTCCGATAAAGGCCATTGTAAGGGCCTTAAGAAACGCGGGAATACCTGCCTCTGTCTCCAATACTGCAGGAACCTACGTCTGCAATACTGCGATGTTCACAGCACTCCATACGATAGCCGTCGCGGGGATGGAAGCGAGGGCGGGCTTTGTACACGTGCCCTTCAGCCACGCCCAGGCCCTAGACAAACCGAGGCCTTCGATGGCGCAGGAAACAATAGACGAGGCCATCAAGAGAGTGGTGGAGGTTTCAATTGGAGGGGATTTGGGTCACAGCTCATTGAAGTCTATCTCGTAA
- a CDS encoding NAD(P)/FAD-dependent oxidoreductase: protein MKYDVLIIGGGPAGNYLANLLARDFSVAIVEKKGSFGGKACTGIIGTKNYERLGFPEEAILNQLRGAVFYSRIQSFEIERKKPQAYLVDRKVLEKALAERAVSRGVEYYMATAFQGFKGGKAILQHLGERIEVEADFYVGADGVSSTVAKEMGAKTNAEFLSGYEVEVVGDFKKDFVEVWINKEINGDFFMWVAPVNKGLARVGTLGSIEALNRFLRLRRLKPTSVVEFKAGSVGLGWRKPWVRGNVALLGDAALQIKPTTAGGIVFGGICAHALREALLSGRFSDYEKVCGEIRRQISFGMRFRRIFLGMSQGDVEKVFEVLGSREAREIIEEQADFDDHIKTAKALLKRPKLLAKLIRISPSIVRYLV, encoded by the coding sequence ATGAAGTACGACGTTCTTATAATCGGCGGGGGCCCTGCCGGCAACTACCTGGCGAACCTGCTCGCAAGGGACTTCAGCGTCGCGATCGTCGAGAAGAAAGGCTCTTTTGGTGGAAAAGCCTGCACTGGTATAATCGGGACGAAGAACTACGAGAGACTCGGCTTTCCGGAGGAGGCGATACTTAACCAACTCCGTGGTGCGGTCTTCTACTCGCGAATACAGAGCTTCGAAATCGAGAGAAAGAAGCCGCAGGCTTATCTGGTCGACAGAAAAGTCCTAGAAAAGGCCTTGGCGGAGAGGGCCGTGAGTAGGGGCGTGGAATACTATATGGCCACCGCGTTCCAGGGCTTCAAAGGGGGGAAGGCAATCCTCCAGCACCTTGGAGAGAGGATCGAGGTGGAGGCTGACTTCTACGTTGGGGCCGATGGGGTTTCGAGCACGGTTGCGAAGGAGATGGGTGCAAAGACAAACGCGGAATTCCTGAGCGGCTATGAGGTCGAAGTCGTCGGCGATTTTAAGAAAGATTTCGTCGAGGTGTGGATCAACAAGGAGATAAATGGAGACTTCTTCATGTGGGTGGCGCCCGTGAATAAAGGTCTCGCGAGGGTTGGAACACTGGGGAGCATTGAAGCCCTGAACAGGTTCCTGAGGTTAAGGCGGCTCAAACCGACCTCCGTTGTTGAGTTCAAAGCAGGTTCAGTTGGCTTGGGCTGGAGGAAGCCCTGGGTTAGGGGAAACGTGGCCCTACTGGGAGACGCCGCACTCCAGATAAAGCCAACGACCGCCGGGGGGATAGTCTTCGGAGGAATATGCGCCCACGCGCTGAGGGAGGCACTCCTCTCGGGAAGGTTCAGTGATTACGAGAAGGTCTGTGGAGAAATAAGGAGGCAGATAAGCTTTGGCATGCGCTTCAGGAGAATATTCCTGGGAATGAGTCAGGGCGATGTGGAGAAGGTTTTCGAGGTTCTGGGGAGCAGGGAGGCCAGGGAGATCATAGAGGAACAGGCTGACTTCGATGACCACATTAAGACCGCCAAGGCACTCCTGAAGAGACCGAAGCTCCTCGCAAAGCTCATAAGGATAAGCCCATCGATAGTCCGCTACCTCGTGTGA
- a CDS encoding ASCH domain-containing protein: MGTWRMGLQGEYLRAIAEGGKKIEGRLYDEKRQKIRPGDTIIFENRLMCVVKDIRVYSSFGEMLEKEGLENVLPGVESIEEGVRVYRRFYSEERERKYGVAAIEVEPVGWVGNQATE, encoded by the coding sequence ATGGGAACGTGGAGAATGGGCCTCCAAGGGGAGTACCTGAGGGCGATAGCCGAAGGAGGGAAGAAGATAGAAGGTCGCCTATACGACGAGAAGAGACAGAAAATAAGGCCGGGCGACACGATAATCTTTGAGAACAGGCTGATGTGCGTTGTCAAGGATATCCGCGTCTACTCGTCGTTCGGGGAGATGCTTGAAAAGGAGGGTCTGGAGAACGTTCTGCCCGGAGTAGAAAGCATTGAAGAGGGCGTTAGAGTTTACAGGCGCTTTTATAGTGAGGAGAGGGAGAGGAAGTACGGTGTTGCTGCCATAGAGGTCGAGCCTGTTGGGTGGGTTGGGAACCAGGCTACTGAATAA
- a CDS encoding carboxypeptidase M32, whose amino-acid sequence MEQVFQNETIKTILEKYRRIWAINHAQSVLGWDMEVNMPKEGILERSVAQGELSVMGQEFLLRPEFVELVEKAKGIEGLNEYEHGVVRVLDRDIRISRSFPPEFLREMSEVTSQATKAWEEAKKSNDYSKFEPWLDRIIDLAKRAADYLGYEEEPYDALLDMFEEGTTTKEVERMFDKLEKELKPLVEKIMEEGKVPREHPLEKEKYEKEQMERVNLWILQKFGFPLGVRSRLDVSAHPFTTEFGIRDVRITTRYEGYDFRRTILSTVHEFGHSLYELQQDERFMFSPIVGGVSLGIHESQSRFWENIIGRSREFAGLIYPTLKENLPFMGNYTPEDVYLYFNIVRPDFIRTEADVVTYNFHILLRFKLERMMLNEGVKAKDLPELWNEEMERLLGIRPKTYAEGILQDIHWAHGTIGYFPTYSIGTLLAAQYYYHIKRDIPDFEEKVAKAEFEPIKAWLRERIHRWGSIYPPKELLKKAIGEELNPDYFVKWVKEKYL is encoded by the coding sequence ATGGAGCAGGTTTTCCAGAACGAGACCATTAAAACGATTCTTGAGAAGTACAGGAGGATATGGGCAATAAACCACGCCCAGAGTGTCCTTGGCTGGGATATGGAGGTTAACATGCCAAAGGAGGGCATCCTTGAGAGGAGCGTTGCCCAGGGCGAGCTTTCGGTTATGGGTCAGGAGTTTCTCCTTAGGCCCGAGTTCGTCGAGCTTGTGGAGAAGGCAAAGGGAATCGAAGGTCTCAACGAGTACGAGCACGGCGTTGTTCGCGTCCTTGACAGGGACATAAGGATAAGCAGATCATTCCCGCCGGAGTTCCTTAGGGAGATGAGCGAGGTAACCAGCCAGGCAACTAAGGCTTGGGAGGAGGCGAAGAAGAGTAACGACTACTCCAAGTTCGAACCTTGGCTCGACAGAATCATTGATTTGGCCAAGCGGGCCGCTGATTATCTCGGCTATGAAGAGGAGCCTTACGATGCCCTTCTCGACATGTTCGAGGAAGGAACTACCACCAAAGAAGTCGAGAGGATGTTCGACAAGCTTGAAAAGGAACTCAAGCCCCTCGTCGAGAAGATAATGGAAGAGGGTAAGGTTCCCAGGGAGCACCCGCTCGAGAAGGAGAAGTACGAGAAAGAGCAGATGGAGCGTGTAAACCTCTGGATTCTCCAGAAGTTCGGCTTCCCGCTCGGAGTCCGCTCTCGCTTAGATGTTTCAGCCCACCCATTCACGACCGAGTTTGGCATCCGCGACGTCAGGATAACCACCAGATACGAGGGCTACGACTTCAGGAGGACGATACTCAGCACGGTTCACGAGTTCGGGCATTCACTCTACGAACTCCAGCAGGATGAACGCTTCATGTTCAGCCCGATAGTGGGTGGCGTTTCCCTCGGAATCCACGAGAGCCAGAGCCGCTTCTGGGAGAACATCATAGGGAGGTCAAGGGAGTTCGCTGGGCTTATCTACCCGACGCTTAAGGAGAACCTCCCGTTCATGGGGAACTACACACCCGAGGACGTTTACCTCTACTTCAACATAGTCAGACCCGACTTCATTAGGACGGAGGCAGATGTCGTTACCTACAACTTCCACATACTCCTCCGCTTCAAGCTGGAGAGGATGATGCTCAATGAGGGCGTTAAGGCGAAAGACCTGCCAGAACTCTGGAACGAGGAGATGGAGCGTCTTTTGGGCATAAGGCCAAAGACCTACGCAGAAGGAATCCTCCAGGACATCCACTGGGCGCACGGAACCATTGGTTACTTCCCGACCTACAGCATCGGAACCCTCCTCGCGGCCCAGTATTACTACCACATCAAGCGCGACATCCCAGACTTCGAGGAGAAGGTTGCTAAAGCCGAGTTCGAGCCGATAAAGGCCTGGCTCCGCGAGAGGATCCACCGCTGGGGAAGCATCTACCCGCCGAAGGAACTCCTGAAGAAGGCCATCGGCGAGGAACTGAACCCGGACTACTTCGTAAAGTGGGTGAAAGAGAAGTACCTGTGA
- a CDS encoding CGP-CTERM sorting domain-containing protein, with amino-acid sequence MKNVTLFYINATENLTGFWFPSSVKIVNVTFCKPVVTPENATSNETIAQTTIPENATLNITNTSEKTNETVTSIRLVNTTWSSRTAGGNTTSLHANTTTTSIPTKKSICGPAFIVLITLSALLLRKRLM; translated from the coding sequence GTGAAAAACGTGACGCTCTTCTACATCAACGCGACTGAGAACTTAACCGGCTTCTGGTTTCCGAGTAGCGTTAAAATCGTTAACGTAACGTTCTGCAAACCGGTTGTTACTCCAGAAAACGCCACCTCGAATGAGACTATAGCCCAAACAACCATTCCGGAGAACGCCACGCTTAACATCACGAACACCAGCGAGAAAACGAATGAAACGGTCACTTCAATTAGGTTAGTGAACACGACATGGTCATCACGCACTGCTGGAGGGAATACCACTTCACTCCACGCGAACACAACCACGACTTCAATACCCACCAAAAAGAGCATCTGCGGACCTGCGTTTATAGTTCTGATAACTCTCAGTGCCCTTCTCTTGAGGAAAAGATTAATGTAA
- a CDS encoding carbohydrate kinase family protein has protein sequence MIELVVLGHVSIDTIVFPDGRKLDMPGGAAAAVATSASLAGAKVGLVTKVGEDFPREWLEKLAQYVDIRGFQILSGRTIHIWVIYREDGSVESPVEMGVAERMGETPIPEEYLNAKIFHIAPIPPEEQLKVIKRLEGKRVSLDFNPTYIDDYRSRTDLVREIVSRVEVLFPNEREALIITGAETVEEAAEVLHEWGAKLVVITRGEKGVLLYDGDFHNFSALPVEGDVDPTGAGDAFAGGFLAGYSRGNPLEECVRLGLERAREVLKKEGSWSI, from the coding sequence ATGATCGAGCTAGTTGTCCTCGGTCACGTTTCGATAGATACAATAGTTTTTCCTGATGGAAGAAAACTAGACATGCCCGGCGGTGCCGCTGCGGCCGTTGCTACTTCCGCTTCACTGGCCGGTGCAAAGGTGGGATTGGTTACAAAGGTGGGCGAGGATTTCCCGAGGGAGTGGCTGGAGAAACTCGCCCAGTACGTTGACATAAGGGGCTTTCAAATCCTGTCTGGAAGGACGATACACATCTGGGTGATCTATAGAGAAGATGGGAGCGTCGAGTCGCCCGTTGAGATGGGCGTTGCCGAGAGGATGGGTGAGACGCCGATTCCGGAGGAATACCTGAACGCGAAGATCTTTCACATAGCTCCGATTCCACCGGAGGAACAGCTGAAGGTTATTAAGAGGCTCGAGGGGAAGAGGGTAAGCCTCGACTTCAACCCGACGTACATAGACGACTACCGGAGCAGGACGGACCTCGTGAGGGAGATCGTTTCCCGCGTTGAGGTGCTCTTCCCAAACGAGAGGGAGGCATTGATCATAACCGGAGCGGAGACGGTTGAGGAAGCCGCGGAGGTTCTCCACGAGTGGGGGGCAAAGCTCGTCGTGATAACGCGCGGTGAGAAGGGGGTTCTGCTCTACGATGGCGACTTTCACAACTTCTCCGCTCTCCCCGTAGAGGGCGACGTAGACCCCACCGGAGCTGGGGACGCCTTTGCAGGCGGCTTCCTCGCCGGTTACTCGCGCGGGAACCCGCTGGAGGAGTGTGTGAGGCTCGGTCTCGAAAGGGCGAGGGAGGTTCTAAAAAAGGAGGGCAGTTGGAGCATCTAA
- a CDS encoding DUF58 domain-containing protein: MVPTGKAWGLLVTIWGIVVVDFLMVRWSLAYLVLPLLLPLFTAVFFFKPRIRVEVERILPHNRFLEGSEVEVILRISSEERIVGLRVRDDLPEGLGLTSGRREWLISLSKGESKSLRYTIRVKRGVHEFNWVELSYLDPFGLFHFTERIDLYTEVIGVPAIEDVPTPYSTRGTKITVGALPSPRVGEGVEFHAIREYQPGDPLRIINWKATARTGRVMVNEYESERKVDVVFIVDASYRGELVFDHLIRAAASLMLNALNDGTSFGLLLAEDVPLWVRPDYGKRHFFKCIDFLSTAKPDKNNMIAYQVEHLIRSHFPPRAQLVYLSPLLTEESRKALKTMASFGYNVVVISPNPYTAVEPKSREEEIALRLLKLERKALLRKMSSYGVVVDWDVGKPLKVAMAEVVGP; this comes from the coding sequence ATGGTTCCCACCGGAAAAGCGTGGGGCCTGCTCGTTACGATATGGGGAATCGTAGTCGTGGATTTCCTCATGGTCCGCTGGTCTCTCGCCTACCTGGTTCTTCCCCTCCTCCTGCCCCTCTTCACGGCGGTCTTCTTCTTCAAGCCGCGGATCAGGGTCGAGGTTGAGAGAATTCTTCCCCACAACCGCTTCCTTGAGGGGAGCGAGGTCGAGGTAATCCTGAGGATAAGCTCTGAAGAGCGCATCGTGGGTCTTAGGGTAAGAGACGACCTTCCGGAAGGCCTTGGCCTCACCTCCGGAAGGAGGGAGTGGCTCATCTCGCTCTCCAAGGGTGAATCCAAGAGCCTTCGCTACACGATCAGGGTGAAGCGCGGGGTTCACGAGTTTAACTGGGTCGAGCTAAGCTACCTCGACCCCTTCGGCCTCTTCCACTTTACGGAACGGATTGACCTTTACACCGAGGTGATCGGCGTTCCCGCTATAGAGGATGTTCCCACTCCCTACTCTACAAGGGGAACCAAGATAACCGTTGGTGCCCTTCCATCACCGAGGGTCGGTGAGGGCGTTGAGTTCCACGCGATAAGGGAGTATCAACCGGGTGATCCGCTCAGGATAATCAACTGGAAGGCGACCGCGAGAACCGGGAGGGTAATGGTCAATGAGTACGAAAGTGAGAGAAAGGTGGACGTCGTCTTCATCGTCGACGCGTCCTACCGTGGGGAGCTTGTGTTCGACCACCTCATAAGGGCCGCGGCATCGTTGATGCTCAACGCCCTGAACGACGGCACGAGCTTCGGCCTTCTCTTGGCTGAAGATGTTCCCCTCTGGGTAAGGCCTGACTACGGCAAGAGACACTTCTTCAAGTGCATAGACTTCCTGAGCACTGCAAAACCCGATAAGAACAACATGATAGCCTACCAGGTTGAGCACCTCATACGCTCCCACTTCCCACCGAGGGCGCAGCTGGTTTACCTCTCACCCCTTCTGACGGAGGAAAGCAGGAAGGCCCTCAAGACAATGGCTTCCTTCGGCTACAACGTCGTCGTGATAAGCCCGAATCCCTACACCGCCGTTGAGCCGAAGAGCCGTGAGGAAGAGATTGCATTAAGGCTCCTCAAACTGGAGCGGAAGGCCCTTCTCAGGAAAATGTCTTCCTATGGGGTGGTGGTTGACTGGGACGTGGGGAAGCCCCTCAAGGTTGCCATGGCGGAGGTGGTTGGCCCATGA
- a CDS encoding MoxR family ATPase has translation MKIEEIHEKGTAVLNEVSKVIVGKENVLKLMLTTILANGHILLEDLPGLAKTLMAKSFASAMGVRFTRVQFTPDLLPSDILGVSVFNQKSLEFEFRRGPVFTNFLLADEINRAPPKTQSALLEAMQERQVTVEGNTYALPTPFIVIATQNPIEQEGTYPLPEAQLDRFLVRLRVGYPTKGEEVEILRRRMARKKEEADVKRMLSEEEVVEMQQTIEDVYVSDAILEYITDIVTATREDKREVEIGASPRGSLALLKLSRAYAALEGRDYIIPDDVKAVAVPALSHRLILKRELWYTKVSPERIMEKLLEKVPVPKFE, from the coding sequence ATGAAGATTGAGGAGATACACGAGAAGGGAACCGCCGTCTTGAACGAGGTTAGCAAAGTGATAGTCGGAAAGGAGAACGTGCTGAAGCTCATGCTGACGACGATCCTGGCCAACGGCCACATCCTGCTTGAGGACCTGCCTGGGCTGGCCAAGACGCTGATGGCAAAGAGCTTTGCGAGCGCAATGGGAGTGCGGTTCACGCGCGTCCAGTTCACGCCCGACCTCCTGCCAAGCGACATCCTCGGCGTTTCGGTCTTCAACCAGAAATCGCTGGAGTTTGAGTTCAGACGGGGGCCTGTCTTCACCAACTTCCTCCTCGCGGACGAGATAAACCGTGCCCCGCCGAAGACGCAGTCGGCCCTGCTTGAGGCCATGCAGGAGAGGCAGGTAACGGTTGAGGGAAACACCTACGCCCTTCCAACGCCTTTCATCGTCATAGCCACCCAGAACCCCATAGAGCAGGAGGGGACATATCCCCTGCCGGAAGCCCAGCTCGATCGCTTTCTCGTCAGGCTCCGCGTTGGCTACCCCACTAAGGGTGAGGAGGTGGAGATACTCCGCAGGAGAATGGCGAGGAAGAAGGAGGAAGCGGACGTTAAAAGGATGTTGAGCGAGGAAGAGGTCGTTGAGATGCAGCAAACGATAGAGGACGTCTACGTCAGCGACGCCATACTGGAGTACATAACCGATATCGTGACAGCCACGAGGGAGGACAAGAGGGAGGTCGAGATAGGTGCCTCTCCGAGGGGTTCCCTGGCCCTTTTGAAGCTCTCCCGGGCGTACGCGGCACTCGAGGGCAGGGACTACATTATCCCGGACGACGTCAAGGCCGTTGCAGTTCCGGCTTTGAGCCACAGGCTCATCCTAAAGAGGGAGCTCTGGTACACAAAGGTCAGCCCCGAGAGGATAATGGAGAAACTCCTCGAAAAGGTTCCTGTTCCCAAATTCGAGTGA
- a CDS encoding DUF4129 domain-containing protein → MSIRVKIATLFGLVIAFMTLLMNYSAETGQLEKHPLGTSMWTITKGLFVLDVIGLIVAALVLMSWRDIPHKRIVNTDGNYTLGWLLMLVGGIVALYFFASRQKGEHITIILNNTSNITNGTALANYHPLNAHGFGNVTNTTATGSIPPDYLLYTGFIIIALGFIYFGVVYYRDALKKRKRKEMREKALKFDRKVEELGLDAFSDPKEAVVGIYKNAVLWLEVLGIPYSESWTHWEHVEHVNIFRKAFTTLTRLFEKAKYAPERVTWEDAKRALEVYRRMRGVIDED, encoded by the coding sequence ATGTCCATCAGGGTTAAGATAGCAACACTGTTCGGACTTGTTATCGCATTCATGACTCTCCTGATGAATTACAGTGCGGAGACTGGGCAGCTTGAGAAGCATCCTCTTGGAACATCTATGTGGACGATCACCAAGGGGCTTTTCGTCCTCGATGTCATAGGCCTCATCGTGGCCGCGCTCGTTCTTATGAGCTGGCGCGACATTCCCCACAAGCGCATCGTAAACACTGATGGGAACTATACCCTTGGCTGGCTCCTGATGCTGGTTGGAGGAATAGTTGCGCTTTACTTCTTTGCCTCCCGTCAGAAAGGGGAGCACATAACCATAATCCTGAACAACACCTCCAACATCACAAACGGAACTGCTCTAGCCAACTATCACCCCCTGAACGCCCACGGTTTCGGGAATGTTACGAACACCACCGCTACGGGTTCTATTCCACCGGACTACCTGCTCTACACAGGTTTCATCATTATAGCGCTGGGTTTCATCTACTTCGGTGTGGTATACTACCGCGATGCACTCAAAAAGCGGAAGAGAAAGGAGATGCGCGAAAAAGCCCTGAAGTTCGACAGGAAAGTCGAAGAACTCGGTTTGGATGCCTTCTCCGACCCGAAGGAGGCTGTGGTTGGGATATACAAGAACGCCGTTCTCTGGCTTGAGGTGCTTGGAATCCCCTATAGTGAGAGCTGGACTCACTGGGAGCACGTTGAGCACGTTAACATCTTCAGAAAGGCTTTCACAACTCTAACGAGGCTCTTCGAGAAGGCGAAGTACGCGCCCGAGAGAGTCACCTGGGAGGACGCGAAGAGAGCACTTGAAGTGTACCGGAGGATGAGGGGTGTTATCGATGAGGACTAA
- a CDS encoding DUF2118 domain-containing protein has translation MERMPRLYVEGSAEECVEGGKAKSECVILQGNVEVWLESGGDVPECINLETAEFLVKEVYDRFYQYVDGSTGRMKADAVLVLPDGRTRIYLRKGDGLLLLPVEGYTKTIIANVGNRVRKGDAFAAVTTKKGEVHYLKPPKSGTVVFIDEITQRPHYVYYILPEE, from the coding sequence ATGGAGAGGATGCCGAGGCTTTACGTTGAGGGAAGCGCGGAGGAGTGTGTTGAAGGCGGGAAGGCCAAAAGTGAGTGCGTCATTCTCCAGGGAAACGTCGAGGTATGGCTTGAGAGTGGAGGGGACGTTCCCGAGTGTATAAACCTTGAGACTGCGGAGTTCCTTGTGAAGGAAGTCTACGACCGCTTTTACCAGTACGTTGACGGTTCAACGGGCAGAATGAAGGCCGACGCGGTTCTCGTCCTCCCGGATGGAAGAACCAGGATATATCTCAGAAAAGGCGATGGGCTTCTCCTCCTCCCGGTAGAAGGTTACACCAAGACGATAATAGCGAACGTTGGCAACCGCGTCAGGAAAGGGGATGCCTTCGCGGCAGTAACAACCAAGAAGGGGGAAGTCCACTACCTCAAGCCGCCAAAGAGCGGAACGGTGGTGTTCATAGACGAGATAACCCAGAGACCGCACTACGTTTATTACATCCTCCCCGAGGAGTGA